The proteins below come from a single Edaphobacter acidisoli genomic window:
- a CDS encoding Maf family protein, giving the protein MLILASASPRRRELMELVGVPFSVEAANLNEELLPHESAAVYVQRLAEEKAHAVWALRKDADAEDDPLMVLGADTSVVCDGTILGKPANAADARRMLAMLSGRTHVVLTGLAAVTRKGVARAVEVTHVTFNVVTDAEIAAYVAGGEPLDKAGAYAIQGGAARWIPRIEGCYFNVVGLPVARTVALLAEARAGLGSRD; this is encoded by the coding sequence ATGTTAATTCTTGCCTCTGCCTCGCCCCGGCGGCGCGAACTGATGGAGTTGGTGGGTGTTCCGTTCAGTGTCGAGGCCGCCAATTTGAATGAAGAGCTGCTGCCGCATGAGAGCGCCGCGGTCTACGTGCAGCGGCTGGCGGAAGAGAAGGCCCATGCCGTGTGGGCGCTGCGCAAGGACGCTGACGCGGAAGATGATCCGCTGATGGTGCTGGGGGCAGATACCTCGGTTGTGTGCGATGGGACGATTCTGGGCAAGCCTGCGAATGCCGCCGATGCCAGGCGGATGCTGGCGATGCTGAGTGGGCGCACGCATGTAGTGTTGACCGGGCTTGCTGCCGTGACGCGCAAGGGTGTGGCGCGCGCGGTTGAAGTCACGCATGTGACGTTCAACGTGGTGACGGATGCGGAGATTGCGGCGTATGTCGCGGGTGGCGAGCCGTTGGACAAGGCCGGAGCGTATGCGATTCAGGGCGGCGCGGCGCGGTGGATTCCGCGGATTGAGGGTTGCTACTTCAATGTGGTGGGGTTGCCGGTTGCCAGGACTGTTGCGCTGCTGGCGGAAGCGCGGGCTGGGTTAGGGAGCAGGGATTAG
- a CDS encoding S1C family serine protease, translated as MSRKHHLALGVLAIAAVVCLPACVFAAAGVGSGHGSSSSKVTPGYLGIDVRDVTDDQVKPLKLKEARGAEIIDVDHDGPASKAGIQLHDVVVEMNGQMIDTQAQLRKMLREIPAGRMVSFVINRNGQQQTISVQMANREEVEREAWQQRYRVPAPDTALASGFLRSDAASAASVPAPDGPKGHRDFLGMTMILSSSFTGAKLEVMGPQLAEYFGAQGAGLLVRSVDADSPADQAGMKAGDVVVRVNQVPVASGTDWSKTIRENRGKPVSIVVLRDKREHTLSLTPDSKKRSSLRMGSGIEQYLNGVENGVESGVGRLVAEL; from the coding sequence ATGAGCAGGAAACACCATCTGGCGCTCGGTGTATTGGCCATCGCGGCGGTGGTGTGCCTGCCTGCGTGCGTGTTCGCCGCGGCGGGTGTGGGCAGCGGGCATGGGAGCTCGTCGAGCAAGGTGACGCCGGGGTATCTGGGCATCGATGTTCGCGATGTGACCGATGACCAGGTGAAGCCGCTGAAGCTGAAAGAGGCGCGTGGCGCGGAGATTATTGACGTGGACCACGATGGCCCGGCCAGTAAGGCTGGGATACAACTGCATGATGTGGTCGTCGAAATGAATGGCCAGATGATCGATACGCAGGCGCAGTTGCGGAAGATGCTGCGTGAGATTCCTGCGGGGCGCATGGTCAGCTTCGTCATCAACAGGAATGGGCAGCAGCAGACGATCTCGGTGCAGATGGCTAACCGCGAGGAGGTTGAGCGCGAGGCGTGGCAGCAGCGTTATCGTGTGCCTGCTCCGGATACTGCACTGGCCAGCGGGTTCCTTCGGTCTGACGCGGCGAGCGCAGCCAGCGTGCCCGCCCCTGATGGACCGAAAGGACACAGGGACTTTCTCGGCATGACGATGATTTTGAGCTCGTCGTTTACGGGCGCGAAGCTTGAGGTGATGGGGCCGCAACTGGCAGAGTACTTCGGCGCGCAGGGCGCAGGTTTACTGGTACGCAGCGTCGACGCGGACAGCCCGGCCGACCAGGCGGGGATGAAGGCCGGGGACGTGGTCGTGCGGGTGAACCAGGTACCGGTGGCGAGCGGAACCGACTGGTCGAAGACGATTCGGGAGAATCGAGGAAAGCCGGTGTCGATTGTGGTGCTCAGGGACAAGCGCGAGCACACGTTGTCGCTGACTCCGGACTCGAAGAAACGCTCGAGCCTGCGGATGGGGAGCGGGATTGAGCAGTATCTGAACGGCGTGGAGAACGGCGTTGAAAGTGGTGTGGGGCGGCTGGTGGCGGAGCTGTAA
- a CDS encoding HEAT repeat domain-containing protein, with the protein MSKETERKTPAKAVGQVLRLVEVRTMKCDKAQENLVLMHYGELPDEYAVGLEQHLIGCEACRREWDALQAMEQQFALLPMVEPSPNLLAQARVRLDETLDTIPPRGMFSRIATNFFVWVGHVRSAPALATLLLGVGFLTGNFTYRYQVAHAPKARPTMTISHPTDAVIANITGITQTPNSELVQVSYNKVVPETVEGSLDSPDIRELLLKGTRSAATDGVRVDSVALLAGECKAGHNCKGGTDTNGIRNALLVSMLYDQDPGVRLKALEGLQPYVAQDLRVRDAIAEALSRDPSAQVREAAIETLGPVKADSTVRQVLRTVSTTDENPYIRTASYNALEDTGDLQ; encoded by the coding sequence ATGAGCAAGGAAACGGAGCGCAAGACTCCGGCGAAGGCAGTGGGACAAGTTTTGAGGCTGGTTGAGGTTAGGACGATGAAGTGTGACAAGGCGCAAGAGAATCTGGTCCTGATGCACTACGGCGAATTGCCGGATGAGTATGCGGTAGGCCTGGAGCAGCACCTGATAGGCTGCGAAGCTTGCCGCCGCGAGTGGGACGCCTTGCAGGCAATGGAGCAGCAGTTCGCGCTCCTGCCCATGGTGGAACCCTCTCCCAATCTGCTGGCGCAGGCGCGTGTGAGACTCGATGAGACTCTCGATACGATTCCGCCGCGCGGCATGTTTTCCCGAATCGCGACGAATTTTTTTGTGTGGGTAGGCCACGTGCGCAGCGCGCCTGCGCTGGCTACGCTGTTGCTGGGCGTGGGTTTTCTGACGGGTAATTTTACCTATAGATACCAGGTGGCGCATGCGCCGAAGGCCAGGCCCACGATGACGATCAGCCATCCGACGGATGCTGTGATTGCTAACATTACCGGGATTACGCAGACGCCGAACTCTGAGCTGGTGCAGGTGAGCTACAACAAGGTTGTGCCGGAGACGGTGGAAGGCTCGCTGGATAGCCCGGACATTCGTGAGTTGCTGTTGAAGGGGACGCGGTCGGCGGCGACGGATGGGGTCCGCGTGGACTCGGTGGCGCTGCTGGCGGGCGAGTGCAAGGCCGGGCATAACTGCAAGGGCGGCACGGACACGAACGGGATTCGCAATGCGCTGCTGGTCTCGATGCTGTATGACCAGGACCCGGGCGTGCGGCTGAAGGCGCTGGAGGGATTGCAGCCTTATGTGGCGCAGGACCTGCGCGTGAGGGACGCGATTGCTGAGGCGCTGTCGCGCGATCCGAGCGCTCAGGTGCGCGAGGCGGCGATTGAGACACTGGGGCCGGTGAAGGCTGACTCGACCGTGCGCCAGGTGCTCAGGACAGTTTCGACGACGGACGAGAATCCGTATATCCGCACGGCGTCGTACAACGCGCTCGAAGATACGGGCGACCTTCAGTAG
- a CDS encoding RNA polymerase sigma factor, which produces MAKAATQSRTRNGRLTQAQLDARAQQRTEDDELIRAAQKGERAAFDALVRRYDQSVLRLALHMLGNEQDAQDVHQEAFIKAYRHLGNFRFECSFYTWLYRIVTNLCLDQLRRRKSRREDPATVLDSSGEEMDLMANISDERAMANPGRELDRKLMSEQIGAALNKLTPRERTVFELKHYQGLKLRTIGEMLSTTEETAKNTLFRATRKLRASLAELHT; this is translated from the coding sequence ATGGCAAAGGCGGCTACCCAGTCCCGAACAAGGAACGGAAGGCTCACGCAGGCGCAGTTGGATGCGCGCGCCCAGCAACGCACCGAAGACGACGAGTTGATACGCGCGGCCCAGAAGGGCGAGCGCGCCGCGTTCGATGCGCTGGTGAGACGGTATGACCAGTCGGTGCTGCGGCTGGCGCTGCATATGCTCGGCAACGAGCAGGATGCGCAGGATGTTCACCAGGAGGCGTTTATCAAGGCGTATCGCCACCTGGGCAACTTCCGGTTTGAGTGCTCGTTTTATACGTGGCTCTATCGGATTGTGACGAACCTTTGTCTGGACCAGTTGCGGAGGCGGAAGAGCCGCCGCGAAGATCCGGCGACGGTGTTGGATTCGAGCGGCGAGGAGATGGACCTGATGGCCAATATCTCCGACGAGCGCGCGATGGCGAACCCGGGCCGGGAGCTGGACAGAAAGTTGATGAGCGAGCAGATTGGCGCCGCTCTGAACAAGTTGACGCCACGCGAGCGGACCGTATTTGAGCTGAAGCACTACCAGGGGCTGAAGCTGCGGACGATCGGTGAGATGTTAAGCACGACGGAAGAGACGGCAAAGAACACGTTGTTCCGCGCCACGCGCAAGCTGCGGGCGAGCCTTGCAGAGTTGCATACGTAA
- a CDS encoding ribonuclease HI family protein, whose product MPPYPSSPCLFSAESSTKVAPDAQPQNNSAGNPAHNPVWISAHCDGGARGNPGPAGFGALIQDANGATLAELSEFLGIRTNNYAEYSGLLACLQYALDHNHPRLRVVSDSELMVKQIQGKYKVNSPDLKPLWQEARNRIARLEAFEISHALRHKNKDADRLANEAMDRGMKRTSAPQKATPYPTKSETPPNPYAKPAESGQMLRGFTKNGVIHILGGTTLPDGIFVKIIRE is encoded by the coding sequence ATGCCGCCTTATCCCTCATCTCCGTGTCTGTTTTCCGCCGAATCTTCCACCAAAGTTGCACCCGACGCCCAGCCTCAAAACAACTCTGCCGGCAACCCTGCCCACAACCCGGTCTGGATCAGCGCCCACTGCGATGGCGGCGCCCGCGGCAACCCCGGCCCCGCCGGCTTCGGCGCGCTCATTCAGGACGCCAACGGCGCCACCCTCGCCGAGCTATCAGAGTTCCTCGGCATCCGCACCAACAACTACGCCGAGTACTCCGGCCTGCTCGCCTGCCTCCAGTACGCGCTCGACCACAACCACCCCCGCCTCCGCGTCGTCTCCGACTCCGAGCTGATGGTCAAGCAGATTCAGGGCAAGTACAAAGTCAACTCACCCGACCTCAAACCCCTCTGGCAGGAGGCCCGCAACCGCATCGCCCGTCTCGAAGCCTTCGAGATCTCACACGCCCTCCGCCACAAAAACAAAGACGCCGACCGCCTCGCCAACGAAGCCATGGACCGCGGCATGAAGCGCACCTCCGCCCCACAGAAAGCCACGCCCTACCCCACCAAATCCGAGACCCCACCCAACCCTTACGCCAAACCCGCCGAATCAGGCCAGATGCTGCGCGGCTTCACCAAAAACGGCGTCATCCACATCCTCGGCGGAACCACCCTCCCCGACGGCATCTTCGTAAAAATCATCCGCGAGTAA
- a CDS encoding MarR family winged helix-turn-helix transcriptional regulator translates to MMRIEPFLRQSPVFQVSRAARRMEAALNAVLREEELTFFESLVLAAVFFEKKGVKPSALAETFQTTRGNVSHCVSSLEAKGLVRRRIDADDARALQIVLLPAGRRRAVRVAGILDRMQRQFEETVGAAKLEGMLRQLGEVEELCSRLASPS, encoded by the coding sequence ATGATGCGCATTGAGCCGTTTTTGCGGCAGAGTCCGGTGTTTCAGGTGTCGCGTGCGGCGCGGCGGATGGAGGCTGCGCTGAATGCGGTTCTGCGCGAGGAGGAGCTGACGTTTTTTGAGTCGCTGGTGCTGGCGGCGGTGTTTTTTGAGAAGAAGGGTGTGAAGCCTTCGGCGCTGGCGGAGACGTTTCAGACGACGCGCGGGAATGTGAGCCATTGCGTGTCTTCGCTTGAGGCCAAAGGGTTGGTGCGGCGGAGGATTGACGCGGACGATGCGCGGGCGTTGCAGATTGTGCTGCTGCCTGCCGGGCGCAGGCGGGCGGTGCGCGTGGCGGGGATTCTGGACCGGATGCAGCGGCAGTTCGAAGAGACGGTTGGTGCGGCGAAGCTGGAAGGGATGCTGCGGCAACTGGGTGAGGTTGAGGAGCTGTGCTCGCGGCTGGCTTCTCCATCGTAA
- a CDS encoding TonB-dependent receptor plug domain-containing protein has translation MTLRIKTLAALPIALLCAHAVAQQNQQQPQTPAAQSTAQSITVTTTVEPMPFSESNRSVDILKPASQPFLSNSVVDVLRTDPSLNLQARAGNGVQADLSIRGTTFEQSLILLNGFHINDPETAHLNLDIPVPLDAVSRIDVLHGSGSTFYGSDAIGGAVNLITARPSNIAITGRVGGGNFGSVESHLSGSYATKSFAEQLTASRDTSDGFMFDRNYSSNAIASETWLTTRPGTTDILLGTSDRPYGANQFYGPYDSWERTKGWFGGIQQQLGPRTAASYAYRRHTDLFVLFLGQPQIYENNHVTTAWQSAIRRADPIGANTTLSYGLEASGDSIHSTNLGIHARNAGAGYANLSLRSLGRFALSIGGREEIISGGYNVFSPNVAAAYTLTSTVRLRASAGHGFRIPTFLDLYYSDPTTIGNPNLKPESSWSYEAGADWTPNNGRLKLSATVFRLQEKDTIDYSKYSLDAKWQANNVQNFNFTGAEATARIRLSDNQQLQFGYTAARAGQPPAGLISLYAFNYAAQSAQALWTGEIHHLVTISNQLIVIQKTTKTAYPLWNLSLSHNEGRIRPYVRLLNLSNTGYEEIPAVPMQGRTIMAGAEFTWSPKH, from the coding sequence GTGACCCTCAGAATCAAAACGCTCGCAGCCCTCCCCATCGCACTCCTCTGCGCCCACGCAGTCGCGCAACAAAACCAACAGCAACCGCAGACTCCCGCCGCGCAGTCCACAGCCCAATCCATCACCGTCACCACCACAGTCGAGCCCATGCCCTTCTCCGAGAGCAACCGCTCCGTCGACATCCTCAAGCCCGCATCGCAACCCTTCCTCAGCAACAGCGTCGTCGACGTCCTCCGCACCGATCCCTCCCTCAACCTCCAGGCCCGCGCCGGCAACGGCGTCCAGGCCGACCTCTCCATCCGCGGCACCACCTTCGAGCAGTCCCTCATCCTGCTCAACGGCTTCCACATCAACGACCCCGAGACCGCGCACCTCAATCTGGACATCCCGGTCCCGCTCGACGCCGTCAGCCGCATCGACGTCCTCCACGGCTCCGGCAGCACCTTCTACGGCTCCGACGCCATTGGCGGCGCGGTCAACCTCATCACCGCACGCCCCAGCAACATCGCCATCACCGGCCGCGTCGGCGGAGGCAACTTCGGCTCCGTCGAATCGCACCTGAGCGGCAGCTACGCAACAAAGTCCTTCGCCGAGCAGCTCACCGCCAGCCGCGACACCTCCGACGGCTTCATGTTCGACCGCAACTACTCCTCGAACGCCATCGCCTCCGAAACCTGGCTCACCACCCGCCCCGGCACAACCGACATCCTCCTCGGCACCAGCGACCGTCCCTACGGCGCCAACCAGTTCTACGGCCCCTACGACTCATGGGAGCGCACCAAAGGCTGGTTCGGCGGCATCCAGCAGCAGCTTGGCCCACGCACCGCCGCAAGCTACGCATACCGCCGCCACACCGACCTCTTCGTCCTCTTCCTCGGCCAGCCGCAGATCTACGAGAACAACCACGTCACCACCGCATGGCAATCCGCCATCCGCCGCGCCGACCCCATCGGCGCCAACACCACGCTCTCCTACGGCCTCGAAGCCTCCGGAGACAGCATCCACTCCACCAACCTCGGCATCCACGCCCGCAACGCAGGCGCAGGCTACGCCAATCTCTCCCTCCGCTCCCTCGGCCGCTTCGCCCTCTCCATCGGCGGACGCGAAGAGATCATCTCCGGCGGCTACAACGTCTTCTCGCCGAACGTCGCCGCAGCATACACGCTCACCAGCACCGTGCGTCTACGCGCCAGCGCAGGCCACGGCTTCCGCATCCCCACCTTCCTCGACCTCTACTACTCCGACCCCACCACCATCGGCAACCCAAACCTCAAGCCCGAGTCCTCCTGGAGCTACGAAGCCGGAGCCGACTGGACCCCCAACAACGGCCGCCTCAAACTCTCCGCGACCGTCTTCCGCCTCCAGGAAAAAGACACCATCGACTACTCGAAGTACTCGCTCGACGCTAAATGGCAAGCCAACAACGTCCAGAACTTCAACTTCACCGGAGCCGAAGCCACCGCGCGCATCCGCCTCTCCGACAACCAGCAACTCCAGTTCGGCTACACCGCCGCCCGCGCAGGCCAGCCGCCCGCCGGACTCATCTCCCTCTACGCCTTCAACTACGCCGCCCAGTCCGCGCAAGCGCTCTGGACAGGCGAGATCCACCACCTCGTCACCATCTCAAACCAGCTCATAGTCATCCAGAAGACAACCAAAACCGCCTACCCACTCTGGAACCTCTCGCTCTCGCACAACGAAGGCCGCATCCGCCCCTACGTCCGCCTGCTCAACCTGTCGAACACCGGCTACGAAGAGATCCCCGCCGTCCCCATGCAAGGCCGCACCATCATGGCCGGAGCCGAATTCACCTGGTCACCAAAACACTAA
- a CDS encoding biotin transporter BioY, with protein MQNATAALSASPLSIDSLSGKLIRVVAGTLFLTASSWISVPIQPIPITMQTYAVIVIGALFGARLGSATVIAWLIEAALGLPVLAHGAGGAAVFLGPTAGYLFSFPVAAAFVGWLSDRKLDRGLVPSLLSMLGGNAINLVLGVMWLAITLGWRHAFLAGFLPFWIGGVAKAGLATATVLPLQKRRWFQNKPQ; from the coding sequence ATGCAAAACGCGACCGCCGCTCTCTCCGCATCTCCGCTAAGCATCGACTCTCTCTCCGGAAAGCTCATCCGCGTCGTAGCCGGAACGCTCTTTCTAACCGCATCGTCCTGGATATCCGTACCGATCCAACCAATACCAATCACGATGCAGACCTACGCGGTCATCGTGATCGGCGCGCTCTTCGGTGCGCGTCTCGGCTCGGCAACGGTCATCGCCTGGCTCATCGAAGCAGCCTTGGGCCTGCCTGTTCTGGCGCACGGAGCCGGTGGAGCGGCTGTCTTCCTCGGCCCTACCGCTGGCTACCTCTTCAGCTTCCCCGTCGCGGCCGCATTCGTCGGATGGCTGTCAGATCGCAAGCTCGACCGCGGTCTTGTCCCATCGCTGCTGTCCATGCTCGGAGGCAACGCAATCAACCTCGTTCTCGGCGTCATGTGGCTGGCGATCACCCTCGGCTGGCGGCACGCATTCCTTGCAGGCTTCCTTCCTTTCTGGATAGGAGGCGTCGCCAAAGCCGGTCTCGCCACAGCCACCGTTCTGCCATTGCAAAAGCGCCGCTGGTTTCAGAACAAGCCTCAATGA
- a CDS encoding DUF1284 domain-containing protein, with the protein MTIRLRPHHLLCMLTFVGEGYNPAFVQNFESAISRIAAGNETIEIVEGPDDLCAPLLTTPDCHCNNASVADRDRHATDALGDLLHLPIQPKTQIKLDQQMLDTMRKAFAAGQIRKACVGCQWSPLCDDIVSNCFQRTRLLNKDTAAATNRIHLRT; encoded by the coding sequence ATGACAATCCGTCTGCGCCCTCACCATCTGCTCTGCATGCTGACCTTCGTGGGCGAAGGCTACAATCCAGCCTTCGTCCAGAACTTCGAGTCGGCAATCAGCCGCATCGCAGCCGGGAACGAAACCATCGAAATCGTCGAAGGCCCGGACGACCTCTGCGCCCCACTGCTCACCACGCCGGATTGTCACTGCAACAATGCCAGCGTCGCCGACCGCGATCGCCACGCAACAGATGCGCTCGGCGATCTATTGCATCTGCCCATCCAACCGAAAACACAAATTAAATTGGATCAGCAGATGCTGGACACCATGCGCAAAGCCTTCGCCGCAGGACAAATCCGCAAAGCCTGCGTCGGCTGTCAGTGGTCACCGCTCTGCGACGACATCGTCAGCAACTGCTTTCAGCGAACCCGTCTCCTTAACAAAGACACTGCCGCCGCTACGAATCGAATTCATCTGCGTACTTAG
- a CDS encoding lysozyme, with product MTELGYGAAGMALTRSFEGLNLTAYVDQRGVWTVGYGHTGTGVHGGMTITTDEAEALLASDIAGAVAGVNRLVTRVVSQNQFDALVDFAFNLGCASLARSTLLRCVNDGDFAAAAKEFLLWDHVQGRVVPGLLRRRQAEMELFERVN from the coding sequence ATGACGGAGTTGGGTTACGGTGCGGCGGGGATGGCTTTGACGAGGAGCTTCGAGGGGCTGAATCTCACGGCCTATGTGGACCAGCGTGGGGTTTGGACGGTTGGGTATGGGCATACCGGGACGGGAGTTCATGGGGGGATGACGATTACTACGGATGAGGCCGAGGCTCTGCTGGCGAGCGATATTGCCGGTGCGGTGGCTGGGGTGAATCGGCTGGTGACGCGGGTGGTGTCTCAGAACCAGTTCGACGCGCTGGTGGACTTTGCGTTCAACCTGGGTTGCGCGAGTCTGGCGCGTTCGACTCTGCTGCGGTGTGTGAATGATGGAGATTTTGCGGCGGCGGCGAAGGAGTTTTTGCTGTGGGACCATGTGCAGGGCCGCGTGGTGCCGGGGCTTCTGCGGCGGAGGCAGGCGGAGATGGAGTTGTTTGAGCGGGTGAACTAA
- a CDS encoding GatB/YqeY domain-containing protein, with the protein MAIGEKVQADIVVAMKAREEHKLTTLRMVKSALRNKEIDKRAALTEAEEAQILTTLIKQRKDSAEQFAKGGRAELAEKELAEIKMIEEYLPKAVGEDEIRGVVAGVIAGIAAGGSKPGPKEMGSVMKAVQQKIAAEGLRADGRMVSEIVKAELAK; encoded by the coding sequence ATGGCGATTGGCGAGAAGGTGCAGGCGGATATTGTTGTCGCGATGAAGGCGCGCGAGGAGCACAAGCTGACGACGCTTCGGATGGTGAAGTCGGCGCTTAGAAATAAGGAGATTGATAAGCGGGCGGCGCTGACTGAAGCCGAAGAGGCACAGATACTGACGACGTTGATTAAGCAGCGGAAGGATTCGGCGGAGCAGTTTGCGAAGGGTGGGCGCGCGGAGCTGGCGGAGAAGGAGCTGGCCGAGATCAAGATGATTGAGGAGTATCTGCCGAAGGCTGTTGGAGAAGATGAGATTCGCGGCGTGGTGGCGGGTGTGATTGCGGGGATCGCTGCGGGCGGCTCGAAGCCGGGGCCGAAGGAGATGGGGTCGGTGATGAAGGCTGTGCAGCAGAAGATTGCCGCCGAAGGTTTGCGCGCCGATGGCCGGATGGTGAGTGAGATTGTGAAGGCCGAGCTGGCGAAGTAA
- a CDS encoding PadR family transcriptional regulator, whose protein sequence is MTPTSQPAPSQPQGELFDSLRLELRRGCLVLAVLTQLRDEHYGYTLRKSLVETGLEIEESTLYPLLRRLESQGLLTSQWREEDKRNKRFYRLNAQGEVVLEHLLSEWRGINRAIEQILTRDPNQTTSADRKGE, encoded by the coding sequence ATGACACCGACCTCCCAACCCGCACCCTCTCAGCCCCAGGGCGAGCTCTTCGACTCCCTCCGGCTGGAGCTTCGTCGCGGCTGCCTGGTTCTGGCCGTACTGACACAGTTACGCGACGAGCACTACGGCTACACTCTGCGCAAGTCGCTGGTCGAAACCGGCCTCGAGATCGAAGAGAGCACGCTCTACCCGCTCCTCCGCCGCCTCGAATCGCAGGGTCTGCTCACCAGCCAGTGGCGCGAAGAGGACAAGCGCAACAAGCGCTTCTACCGGCTCAACGCTCAAGGCGAGGTGGTGCTCGAACACCTCCTGAGCGAGTGGAGAGGCATCAACCGCGCCATCGAGCAGATCCTCACCCGGGACCCAAACCAGACCACCAGCGCAGACCGAAAAGGAGAATAA
- a CDS encoding pyridoxal-phosphate-dependent aminotransferase family protein, giving the protein MIRKTRLFTPGPTPLLPAAQFAMAAADIHHRTPEFRALFTRVLSQLKDFVGTKNDVIILSSSGTGAMEAAVSNLTSPGDRVLVLTAGKFGERWSALTKAFGCHVDVIEKPYGQTFDLAEVKAALKLETRAVFVQATESSTAVRHDVQAIAKLLRDEKSEALLVVDAITGLGTTHLDMDAWGVDVLIGGSQKAVMMPPGLSYIAISQRAWDRMESTYNPRYYFDLRKERKNAAKGESAYTPPVSLIAALGASLDYIAGQAEGNLAEGRKKLVDNAETCAAMTRAAVEAMGLKLFAPKGYEAAAATAILPPEGTDSGILVKGLKTKFAAIVTDGQGEMKGHLFRIAHIGFFDYLDTIAIIGALEQVIASAKLPLPNFEFGKGLIAAQKVFADRVK; this is encoded by the coding sequence ATGATCCGGAAAACACGCCTCTTTACTCCTGGCCCGACGCCACTGCTCCCTGCCGCCCAGTTCGCCATGGCAGCCGCCGACATTCACCACCGCACGCCGGAGTTCCGTGCGCTCTTCACCCGCGTTCTCTCCCAGCTCAAGGACTTCGTCGGCACCAAGAACGACGTCATCATCCTCTCCAGTTCGGGCACCGGAGCCATGGAGGCCGCCGTCTCCAACCTCACCAGCCCCGGCGACCGCGTCCTCGTCCTCACCGCCGGCAAGTTCGGCGAGCGCTGGAGCGCCCTCACCAAGGCCTTCGGCTGCCACGTCGATGTCATAGAGAAGCCCTACGGCCAGACCTTCGACCTCGCCGAAGTCAAAGCCGCGCTCAAGCTCGAAACCCGCGCCGTCTTCGTCCAGGCCACCGAGTCCTCGACCGCCGTCCGCCACGACGTGCAGGCCATTGCAAAGCTGCTCAGGGACGAAAAATCCGAGGCGCTGCTCGTAGTCGACGCCATCACCGGCCTCGGCACCACGCACCTCGACATGGACGCCTGGGGCGTCGATGTCCTCATCGGCGGCTCACAGAAAGCCGTCATGATGCCTCCCGGCCTCAGCTACATCGCCATCTCGCAGCGCGCCTGGGACCGCATGGAGTCCACCTACAACCCGCGCTACTACTTCGACCTCCGCAAGGAGCGCAAGAACGCCGCGAAGGGCGAATCCGCCTACACGCCGCCGGTCTCGCTGATCGCCGCACTCGGCGCATCGCTCGACTACATCGCCGGCCAGGCCGAGGGCAATCTCGCCGAAGGCCGCAAGAAGCTCGTCGACAACGCCGAAACCTGCGCCGCCATGACTCGTGCAGCCGTCGAAGCGATGGGCCTGAAGCTCTTCGCGCCCAAAGGCTACGAAGCCGCAGCAGCCACGGCCATCCTGCCGCCCGAGGGCACCGACTCCGGCATCCTCGTCAAAGGTCTGAAGACGAAGTTCGCCGCCATCGTCACCGACGGCCAGGGCGAGATGAAGGGCCATCTCTTCCGCATCGCGCACATCGGCTTCTTCGACTACCTGGACACGATCGCCATCATCGGCGCACTCGAGCAGGTCATCGCATCCGCGAAGCTGCCCTTGCCCAACTTCGAGTTCGGCAAAGGCCTCATCGCCGCACAAAAAGTCTTCGCCGACCGCGTCAAGTAG
- a CDS encoding type II toxin-antitoxin system HicB family antitoxin: MNYEIEFEQEDDGRWIAEIPSLPGVMAYGASKREAESKVEALALRVIADALERDSATTTHIGFAAA; the protein is encoded by the coding sequence ATGAACTACGAGATCGAGTTCGAGCAGGAAGACGACGGCCGCTGGATCGCCGAAATTCCATCGCTGCCCGGAGTCATGGCCTATGGCGCCTCCAAACGTGAGGCCGAATCGAAAGTTGAGGCCCTGGCCCTGCGCGTCATCGCCGACGCTCTCGAGCGAGACAGCGCCACGACGACCCACATCGGCTTCGCTGCCGCATGA
- a CDS encoding type II toxin-antitoxin system HicA family toxin — protein sequence MSQWPSSKAKRVYKALLRIGWSEHHLIKGSSHVQLTRPGYENFTWAFHDSDEIGPKMLARLAKKTGLTPRDL from the coding sequence ATGAGCCAATGGCCCAGCTCCAAAGCCAAACGGGTTTATAAAGCGCTGTTACGCATCGGCTGGTCTGAACATCACCTCATCAAGGGCAGCTCGCACGTGCAGCTGACGCGGCCCGGCTATGAAAATTTCACCTGGGCCTTTCACGATTCAGATGAGATAGGCCCCAAGATGCTTGCGCGCCTAGCGAAGAAGACGGGCCTCACCCCACGCGACCTTTAG